A window from Luteibacter flocculans encodes these proteins:
- the argH gene encoding argininosuccinate lyase produces MTQPLWQKSDTHVDARIMRFLAGNDVVLDREFFLHDITASKAHVEGLANIGIVSSDEQAALLRELDTLAVDFAEGRFVLDDRYEDGHSAIEARLTERLGDAGRRVHTGRSRNDQVLVATRLWLKEKLGTLQALCREVAEVCLARAERESLPMPGYTHIQRAVVSSTGMWFAAFAEAFIDNTLRARQALDLIDANPLGTAAGYGVNIALDRAHTTAALGFARMQVSPIYAQLSRGKFEMAALDAVGTALLDTRRLAWDLSLFTTAEFDFVKLPPEYTTGSSIMPNKRNPDVVELLRASYASVAAARTEIEQLLSLPSGYQRDLQFSKGSLFHGFSMGLGALELLPDMLARLEWKAETMRAAIEPAMYATDVAIEQAAAGVPFRDAYRAAAATAASAGEGRTPESSLAARTSPGAGHGLMLDMLRDRLAAMAD; encoded by the coding sequence ATGACTCAACCGCTCTGGCAGAAGTCCGACACGCACGTCGATGCCCGCATCATGCGTTTCCTCGCCGGCAACGACGTCGTACTCGATCGCGAGTTCTTCCTGCACGACATCACCGCCAGCAAGGCGCACGTCGAAGGGCTCGCCAATATCGGTATCGTTTCGTCCGACGAGCAGGCTGCGCTGCTGCGCGAACTCGATACGCTCGCCGTCGATTTTGCCGAAGGCCGTTTCGTTCTGGACGACCGCTATGAAGATGGGCACTCGGCGATCGAGGCGCGCCTGACCGAGCGCCTGGGCGATGCGGGCCGCCGCGTGCATACGGGCCGCAGCCGCAATGATCAGGTCCTGGTGGCCACGCGGCTCTGGCTCAAGGAAAAGCTGGGCACGCTGCAGGCGCTCTGCCGCGAGGTGGCCGAAGTCTGCCTCGCACGTGCGGAACGCGAGTCGCTGCCGATGCCTGGCTACACGCACATCCAGCGCGCCGTGGTCTCGTCCACCGGCATGTGGTTTGCTGCGTTCGCCGAGGCTTTCATCGACAACACGCTGCGCGCGCGCCAGGCTCTCGACCTGATCGATGCCAATCCGTTGGGCACGGCCGCCGGCTATGGCGTCAACATCGCGCTCGACCGCGCGCACACCACAGCGGCGCTCGGCTTCGCGCGTATGCAGGTGTCGCCGATCTATGCCCAGCTCTCTCGTGGCAAGTTCGAAATGGCGGCGCTCGATGCCGTTGGTACAGCGCTGCTCGATACGCGCCGCCTCGCTTGGGATCTCTCGCTGTTCACCACGGCGGAATTCGACTTCGTGAAGCTGCCGCCGGAGTACACCACCGGCTCGTCGATCATGCCGAACAAGCGCAATCCCGACGTCGTGGAACTGCTCCGCGCAAGCTACGCCTCGGTGGCTGCCGCGCGCACCGAGATCGAGCAGTTGCTTTCGCTTCCCTCGGGCTACCAGCGCGACCTGCAGTTTTCGAAGGGCTCGCTGTTCCATGGTTTCTCCATGGGCCTGGGCGCTCTGGAACTGCTGCCGGATATGCTCGCGCGCCTGGAGTGGAAGGCCGAGACCATGCGCGCCGCCATCGAGCCGGCGATGTACGCCACTGACGTGGCGATCGAGCAGGCGGCCGCGGGCGTGCCGTTCCGCGATGCCTATCGCGCCGCAGCGGCTACTGCGGCCTCGGCGGGTGAGGGGCGTACTCCCGAGTCCAGCCTCGCCGCGCGCACGTCGCCCGGCGCAGGGCATGGCCTGATGTTGGACATGTTGCGAGACAGGCTGGCCGCGATGGCGGACTGA
- the argC gene encoding N-acetyl-gamma-glutamyl-phosphate reductase, translating into MATKTIGIVGARGHTGAELIKLIAGHPDLELAFVSSRELDGQRLDAHSDAYRGDLAFVNFDPAAVAATAVDVVVLALPNGKAAPYVDAIDKAGTGTVIVDLSADYRFDERWYYGLPELYRDRWRGEKRISNPGCYATAIQVSIAPIKDLLAAPPVSFGVSGYSGAGTTPSDRNDPEKLRDNLMPYALTGHMHEKEASRHLGMPVEFMPHVAPHFRGLTVTTNLYLAKQAKREDIVRRFEARYAKEKLIHVVDEAPWVSQIAHRHHLDVGGFALSTDGRRVVVVATLDNLLKGAATQAMQNVNRALGFDELTAIPL; encoded by the coding sequence ATGGCCACCAAGACCATCGGCATCGTCGGCGCACGCGGTCACACCGGCGCCGAACTCATCAAGCTCATCGCCGGCCATCCGGACCTGGAGCTGGCCTTCGTTTCGTCGCGCGAACTGGACGGCCAGCGCCTCGATGCGCACAGCGATGCCTATCGAGGCGATCTCGCCTTCGTCAACTTCGACCCGGCCGCCGTCGCCGCGACTGCGGTGGACGTGGTGGTGCTGGCGCTGCCCAACGGCAAGGCGGCCCCCTATGTCGACGCCATCGACAAGGCGGGTACCGGGACCGTGATCGTGGATCTTTCCGCGGACTATCGCTTCGACGAGCGCTGGTATTACGGGCTACCGGAGTTGTACCGGGATCGCTGGCGCGGCGAGAAGCGGATCAGCAACCCCGGCTGCTACGCCACGGCGATCCAGGTTTCCATCGCTCCGATCAAGGATCTGCTGGCCGCGCCGCCGGTGTCCTTCGGTGTCTCCGGTTATTCCGGCGCGGGCACGACGCCATCCGACCGCAACGACCCGGAGAAGCTGCGCGATAACCTCATGCCCTACGCGCTCACGGGCCACATGCATGAGAAGGAAGCCAGCCGGCACCTCGGGATGCCTGTGGAGTTCATGCCCCATGTGGCGCCGCATTTCCGTGGCCTTACCGTGACTACCAACCTCTATCTCGCCAAGCAGGCCAAGCGCGAGGACATCGTGCGCCGGTTCGAGGCACGCTATGCGAAAGAGAAGCTGATCCACGTGGTAGACGAGGCGCCCTGGGTGAGCCAGATCGCGCATCGGCATCATCTCGACGTGGGTGGTTTCGCCTTGTCGACCGACGGCCGTCGTGTCGTTGTGGTGGCGACGCTGGATAACCTGCTCAAAGGCGCCGCCACCCAGGCGATGCAGAACGTCAACCGCGCGCTCGGCTTCGACGAGCTCACCGCCATCCCGCTCTGA
- a CDS encoding acetylglutamate kinase, which produces MDANKNTRKTIVRLLSSMGSAREIQQYLKRFSQLDAARFAVVKVGGAVLRDELPDLTSSLAFLQQVGLTPIVLHGAGPQLDEDLAAAGIEKKTVNGLRVTSPEALAIVRRVFQAQNLRLVEALQEADTRATSVPSGVFTADYLDQGTFGLVGRVRDINLAPIEASLRAGSIPVIASLGETDAGQILNINADFAANELVRVLQPYKIVFLTGTGGLLDGDGKVIDSINLSTEYEQLLRQPWLHSGMRLKIEQIKDLLDDLPLTSSVSITRPAELAKELFTHKGSGTLVRRGERVLRFESWDGVDLPRMQQLIESSFGRALVGNYFERTRLYRLYVSENYRAAMVLTQEEGFAYLDKFAVLDDAQGEGLGRAVWQVMRDENPRLFWRSRHGNPINHFYYAESDGCFKQARWKVFWYGLNSFADIERCVAHCATREPTLQD; this is translated from the coding sequence GTGGACGCTAATAAGAACACTCGCAAGACCATCGTCCGGCTGCTGTCCTCCATGGGCAGCGCACGGGAAATCCAGCAGTACCTCAAGCGCTTCTCGCAGTTGGATGCCGCTCGCTTTGCCGTGGTGAAAGTCGGTGGCGCCGTGCTGCGCGACGAACTGCCGGATCTCACCTCGTCGCTGGCGTTCCTTCAGCAGGTGGGCCTCACGCCTATCGTGCTGCATGGCGCCGGTCCCCAGTTGGACGAGGACCTGGCGGCGGCGGGCATCGAGAAGAAGACCGTGAACGGTCTGCGCGTGACTTCGCCCGAAGCCCTGGCGATCGTTCGCCGGGTCTTCCAGGCGCAGAACCTTCGTCTGGTGGAAGCCTTGCAGGAAGCCGACACGCGGGCCACGTCCGTGCCGTCCGGCGTCTTCACTGCCGATTACCTCGATCAGGGTACGTTCGGCCTGGTAGGGCGTGTGCGTGACATCAACCTCGCGCCGATCGAGGCCAGCTTGCGCGCTGGTTCGATTCCGGTCATCGCGAGCCTCGGCGAAACCGACGCGGGTCAGATCCTCAACATCAACGCCGACTTCGCCGCCAACGAACTCGTACGCGTGTTGCAGCCTTACAAGATCGTGTTCCTCACGGGCACGGGCGGCCTGCTCGACGGTGACGGCAAGGTCATCGATTCGATCAACCTGTCCACGGAATACGAGCAACTTCTGCGTCAGCCGTGGCTGCATTCCGGCATGCGCTTGAAGATCGAGCAGATCAAGGATCTGCTGGACGATCTGCCGCTGACCTCGTCGGTGTCGATCACGCGCCCCGCCGAACTGGCGAAGGAACTGTTCACGCACAAGGGCTCCGGCACGCTCGTACGCCGCGGCGAACGCGTGTTGCGCTTCGAGTCGTGGGACGGCGTGGACCTGCCGCGCATGCAGCAGTTGATCGAATCGAGCTTCGGTCGTGCGCTGGTCGGCAATTACTTCGAGCGGACCAGGCTGTATCGCCTTTACGTTTCGGAAAACTATCGCGCCGCCATGGTGCTGACCCAGGAAGAGGGTTTCGCGTACCTGGACAAGTTCGCCGTGCTCGACGATGCGCAGGGCGAAGGCCTGGGGCGCGCGGTGTGGCAGGTAATGCGCGACGAGAACCCCCGGCTGTTCTGGCGTTCGCGGCACGGTAACCCGATCAACCACTTCTACTACGCGGAATCGGACGGCTGCTTCAAGCAGGCGCGCTGGAAGGTGTTCTGGTACGGCCTGAACAGTTTTGCCGACATCGAACGCTGCGTGGCGCATTGCGCCACCCGCGAACCCACCTTGCAGGACTGA